In a genomic window of Mucilaginibacter sp. KACC 22063:
- a CDS encoding endo-1,4-beta-xylanase: MASFTANAQTLDTTKGLKDYYKKYFPIGVAVSPRVLKDPQQSALIIKQFNSLTPENAMKMGYIHPAENYYNWKDADSIVAFAQAHGMRVRGHNLCWHQQTARWMFYDKSGQLVSKDVLLQRLKDHIFKVVGRYKGKIYAWDVVNEAIDDDSTKFLRNSLWYQICGEDFVYKAFEYAHEADPKAVLFYNDYNTERPEKRARIYRLLKKLKDAHIPVNGIGLQAHWSLYEPSRNELETTIQQFASLGLQVQITELDISVYHWEKNDRQLKPGEDTSYSPERMQKQSDKYQMVFEVFRKYRKNITGVTFWNVSDKYTWLDNYPVAGRKNYPLLFDQQLKPKPAYWKVVNF, encoded by the coding sequence ATGGCATCCTTTACAGCCAACGCACAAACTTTAGATACTACTAAAGGATTAAAAGATTATTACAAAAAGTATTTCCCAATAGGTGTTGCCGTATCTCCGCGCGTGCTTAAGGATCCGCAGCAATCTGCATTGATCATAAAACAATTCAATAGCCTTACGCCCGAGAATGCCATGAAGATGGGCTACATACACCCGGCAGAAAACTATTATAACTGGAAGGATGCAGATTCGATTGTAGCTTTTGCACAGGCGCACGGTATGCGGGTAAGGGGGCACAACCTGTGCTGGCACCAGCAAACGGCACGCTGGATGTTTTATGACAAATCCGGTCAGTTAGTGAGCAAGGATGTGCTTTTACAAAGATTGAAAGATCATATTTTTAAAGTAGTTGGCCGCTATAAAGGGAAGATCTATGCCTGGGATGTGGTGAATGAGGCAATAGATGACGACAGTACGAAGTTTTTGCGTAACTCGCTATGGTACCAGATCTGCGGCGAGGACTTTGTGTATAAAGCATTTGAATATGCACACGAGGCAGACCCTAAAGCCGTATTATTTTATAACGATTATAACACCGAGCGACCCGAAAAGCGGGCACGGATTTACCGTTTGCTGAAAAAGCTTAAAGATGCTCATATACCTGTAAACGGTATCGGGCTTCAGGCACATTGGTCTTTATATGAGCCAAGCCGTAATGAATTGGAAACAACGATACAACAATTTGCTTCGCTTGGCTTACAGGTGCAAATTACCGAGCTGGATATTTCGGTTTATCACTGGGAAAAAAATGACAGGCAGCTTAAACCCGGCGAGGATACTTCTTATTCGCCCGAGCGTATGCAGAAACAAAGTGATAAATACCAGATGGTATTTGAGGTCTTCAGGAAATACCGTAAAAATATTACAGGCGTAACCTTCTGGAACGTGTCTGATAAGTATACCTGGCTGGATAACTATCCTGTGGCCGGACGTAAAAATTATCCATTGCTTTTTGATCAGCAACTAAAACCTAAACCTGCTTACTGGAAAGTGGTAAACTTTTAA
- a CDS encoding hybrid sensor histidine kinase/response regulator transcription factor: protein MSRFYYFNRYVFVIALLLLFTDAGFAQQDLNFTNISTKSGLSSNTVNAILKDKWGLMWFATADGLNRYDGTTFTAYRHRDNDSTSFPANEIMCLYEDKSGRLWVGTAEGSLVLYDRVHDSFKSFHQYGFGKGQRGETIRAISEDHLGRLWVSSYTGLSIIDFNKHKTTFFVLNSMYPDKGTMTALSLLEDKNNVMWIGTSAGLLRYNEASGTFTRYLHDDRNPKTISADIVKALGKDNDGKLWIGTANGLDQLAADGASFNHIIIGTADSKVNHSIVYAIAADKADLWLGTEDGLVILNTNNYHARVITPQPREMFSISDKSVRNILIDKKGIYWIGTFQGGINKYDKNLTLFNHKTSNAFDSQGLKSSSVTSFAQLDSQHIFVGTDNGGLQLYNSATGLFKTYQLNTAPDGDGKLSVLALKYTKSGKLWVGTYRQGVFIVDPVSGNYQHILSGRGSISQNDVFAIEEDEKGRIWVGTNGKGVDIYDPVTRQFTNYRSIFGKQVAKQLNINDFIRSMAVGNNGDMWVGTSGGGVTILNLNSGKVTLLNEWNSKLNSNVVLSILRDHKDNMWLGTNAGFAMIDKDQKHIAYYSEKDGLTNNVVHKILEDNNGLLWITTNKGINNYDPRTRKFNTFSHQNGVQDGPFINGSGIKTAGGLLFFGGIDGFNYFNPAGLPNFKEIPQVLLTDLRVANNKVSPTDKGPLKEQIGLAKEIKLAYGQNFAISYAAVNYTNPHQDQYSYMLKGFDKNWNYVGRSATAYYTNIDPGTYTFLVRASNSSGTWSLKPTAITVKILPPWWRTIYACLFYLLAGVGILFYIRHKGIKKIKNELALEEEKRESRRLHELDLSKINFLTNLSHEFRTPISLIMAPVDKLLSMQTDQNVAKEVNMINRNARRLLVLVNQLLDFRKMEEQELKLNLAEGDVIAFIRETVDSFKDLSERKDIQLVFNSHTPAYFTNFDSDKLERIIFNLLSNAFKFTHAGGKISVAILVPPQSTASEDYLFEIVVSDTGIGIPEDGQQKIFERFYQHSNTNEILNQGTGIGLSITKEFVELHGGQINLQSEPGKGTQIHLLFPFKPLADIISDSDDDLLNESDGGERLSDEAADHDKETVLLVEDNDDFRFYLKEALKNQYRILEAANGKEGWQKALSCHPDLIVTDISMPHMNGIDLCKKLKGDKRTSFIPVILLTALTGEQDQLRGLETGANDYLNKPFNFSVLSAKVANLIKLNQHLKTAFSKQIQIIQPEVQIESAEEKLLTKVAQFVDEKLNDPEFSIEELSKYMAMSRSSLYNKIFELTGLPPMEYVRSIKLKKAAVLLAKSQYTIREIAFMTGFGTPSYFSKLFKAKYNMSPSEYLTVKRKEYKSSLETADVE, encoded by the coding sequence ATGTCAAGATTTTACTATTTTAACAGGTATGTCTTTGTAATTGCATTGCTGTTATTGTTTACTGATGCGGGCTTTGCTCAGCAGGATTTAAACTTTACCAATATCAGTACAAAAAGCGGTTTATCGTCTAACACTGTTAATGCTATACTTAAAGATAAATGGGGGCTGATGTGGTTTGCAACTGCTGATGGCCTTAACAGGTATGACGGTACAACCTTTACTGCCTACCGGCATCGGGATAATGACAGCACCAGTTTTCCAGCCAATGAAATCATGTGCCTTTATGAGGATAAATCGGGCAGGTTATGGGTTGGTACGGCCGAAGGGTCGCTTGTATTGTATGACCGTGTACATGATTCATTTAAATCATTTCATCAATATGGATTTGGCAAGGGACAAAGAGGCGAAACCATACGCGCTATAAGTGAAGATCATCTGGGCCGTTTGTGGGTTTCAAGCTATACAGGCTTAAGTATCATTGATTTTAACAAGCATAAAACAACTTTCTTTGTGCTCAATTCCATGTATCCGGATAAGGGTACCATGACGGCGCTTAGCCTTCTGGAAGATAAAAACAACGTAATGTGGATTGGCACTTCCGCGGGTTTGCTGCGTTATAACGAGGCAAGCGGAACTTTTACCCGTTACCTGCATGATGACCGCAACCCTAAAACCATCAGTGCTGATATTGTAAAGGCTTTAGGGAAAGATAATGATGGTAAGTTATGGATCGGTACTGCTAACGGGTTGGATCAGTTAGCGGCTGATGGCGCTTCTTTCAATCATATTATAATCGGCACGGCAGACTCGAAAGTCAATCATAGCATCGTTTATGCAATTGCGGCAGACAAGGCAGACCTTTGGTTAGGCACCGAAGACGGCCTGGTGATACTAAACACCAATAATTACCATGCACGCGTCATCACTCCGCAACCCAGGGAAATGTTCAGTATTTCTGATAAGTCGGTAAGGAATATATTGATCGATAAAAAAGGCATATACTGGATAGGTACTTTTCAGGGAGGCATTAATAAGTATGATAAAAACCTTACCCTATTCAATCACAAAACAAGCAATGCTTTTGATAGCCAGGGGTTAAAATCATCATCTGTAACTTCTTTTGCACAGCTTGATAGCCAGCACATTTTTGTTGGTACAGATAACGGCGGACTGCAATTGTACAACAGCGCCACCGGCCTTTTTAAAACTTATCAGTTAAACACAGCACCTGATGGGGACGGCAAATTATCTGTATTGGCGTTAAAGTATACCAAAAGCGGAAAACTCTGGGTAGGCACTTATCGACAGGGGGTATTTATCGTTGATCCCGTTAGCGGAAATTATCAGCATATTTTATCGGGCAGGGGCAGCATATCACAAAATGATGTGTTTGCCATTGAAGAAGATGAAAAAGGCAGAATTTGGGTTGGTACCAATGGCAAAGGCGTTGATATTTATGATCCGGTTACAAGGCAATTCACTAATTACCGCAGCATATTTGGTAAACAGGTAGCGAAGCAATTAAACATCAATGATTTTATCCGCTCTATGGCTGTTGGCAATAATGGCGATATGTGGGTAGGTACAAGTGGTGGTGGCGTTACAATCTTAAATCTTAACAGCGGTAAAGTAACCTTGCTAAATGAGTGGAACAGTAAGCTTAACAGTAATGTGGTGCTATCCATTTTACGCGACCATAAAGATAATATGTGGCTTGGTACAAACGCGGGTTTTGCCATGATTGACAAAGACCAAAAGCACATTGCTTATTATTCTGAAAAAGATGGCCTCACAAATAACGTTGTTCATAAAATATTAGAAGACAATAATGGCCTGCTTTGGATTACAACGAATAAAGGGATCAATAATTACGATCCCCGTACCCGGAAATTCAATACTTTTTCTCATCAGAATGGTGTGCAAGACGGCCCTTTCATTAACGGTTCGGGAATAAAAACAGCAGGCGGCCTTTTGTTTTTTGGCGGTATAGATGGGTTTAATTATTTCAATCCGGCAGGGCTACCTAATTTTAAAGAAATTCCGCAGGTATTACTTACTGATTTGCGGGTTGCTAACAATAAAGTTTCGCCAACTGACAAGGGGCCTTTGAAGGAACAGATTGGCCTTGCTAAAGAAATAAAACTGGCTTATGGGCAAAATTTTGCGATAAGTTACGCGGCTGTAAATTATACCAACCCACACCAGGATCAATACTCATATATGCTAAAGGGTTTTGATAAAAACTGGAACTATGTGGGCAGGTCTGCAACTGCTTATTACACCAATATCGATCCGGGTACTTATACCTTTTTAGTTCGCGCCAGCAACAGCTCGGGCACATGGAGCCTTAAACCAACAGCAATTACGGTAAAGATTTTACCCCCATGGTGGCGCACTATTTATGCCTGCTTGTTTTACTTGCTTGCAGGGGTGGGTATACTGTTTTACATCCGCCACAAGGGGATCAAAAAAATTAAAAATGAGCTTGCGCTCGAAGAAGAAAAAAGAGAGTCAAGAAGACTGCATGAACTCGATCTTTCTAAGATTAACTTCCTGACAAATCTTAGTCACGAGTTCCGCACACCAATATCATTGATCATGGCGCCTGTTGATAAGCTGTTATCTATGCAGACCGATCAAAACGTGGCTAAAGAGGTAAATATGATCAACAGAAACGCAAGGCGTTTACTGGTGCTGGTTAATCAACTGCTGGATTTCAGGAAAATGGAAGAGCAGGAGTTGAAACTTAACCTTGCCGAAGGCGATGTAATTGCTTTTATACGGGAAACGGTTGATTCGTTTAAAGATTTGTCTGAGCGAAAGGATATTCAGCTTGTTTTTAACAGTCATACACCGGCTTACTTTACAAATTTCGATAGCGATAAATTAGAGCGGATCATTTTCAATCTTTTATCAAATGCCTTCAAGTTTACGCACGCAGGTGGTAAGATCAGTGTAGCTATTTTGGTGCCGCCACAATCAACCGCCAGTGAAGATTACCTGTTTGAAATTGTAGTATCCGACACAGGAATTGGTATCCCTGAAGATGGGCAGCAAAAGATATTTGAGAGATTTTATCAGCACAGTAATACAAATGAGATCCTAAACCAGGGCACGGGCATAGGTCTATCGATCACAAAAGAGTTTGTAGAATTACACGGCGGACAAATCAACCTTCAAAGCGAACCAGGTAAAGGCACACAGATCCATTTACTATTTCCGTTTAAACCACTTGCGGATATAATATCTGATAGCGATGATGATTTGCTTAATGAATCTGATGGTGGAGAACGTTTATCTGATGAAGCTGCTGACCATGACAAAGAAACCGTTTTATTGGTAGAGGATAATGACGATTTCAGGTTCTATTTGAAGGAAGCTTTAAAAAATCAGTACCGAATTTTAGAAGCTGCCAATGGTAAAGAAGGCTGGCAAAAAGCCTTATCCTGCCACCCTGATCTTATTGTTACCGACATCAGCATGCCGCATATGAATGGTATTGATCTATGCAAAAAGTTAAAAGGCGATAAGCGCACCAGTTTTATCCCGGTAATTTTGCTTACCGCACTTACCGGAGAGCAGGATCAGCTGAGAGGGTTGGAAACAGGAGCTAATGATTACTTAAACAAGCCGTTTAACTTTAGTGTTTTAAGTGCAAAGGTGGCCAATTTGATTAAGCTTAATCAGCACTTAAAAACAGCATTCTCTAAACAAATCCAAATTATACAGCCAGAAGTGCAGATAGAATCTGCAGAAGAAAAGCTGCTGACTAAAGTTGCGCAATTTGTAGATGAAAAACTGAACGATCCGGAATTTTCTATTGAAGAGTTGAGTAAGTATATGGCTATGAGCAGAAGCTCGCTTTATAACAAAATATTTGAGCTAACCGGCCTGCCGCCAATGGAGTATGTGAGGTCGATCAAGTTAAAGAAAGCAGCCGTATTGCTGGCAAAAAGCCAATACACCATAAGGGAAATTGCTTTCATGACAGGGTTTGGGACACCAAGCTACTTCTCGAAATTGTTTAAGGCCAAATACAACATGTCGCCTTCAGAATACTTAACCGTTAAACGTAAAGAATATAAATCAAGCCTGGAAACAGCAGATGTGGAGTAG
- a CDS encoding sialate O-acetylesterase: MKNKALKLFGLLMLASVALHAEVRLPKVISNGMVLQRDKKVKVWGWAAPGERVTVSFKNKSFKTTASGGGDWQVLLPAMKAGGPYTMTIQGSNRIELDDILIGDVWICSGQSNMVHQMELHNVRYAKDVAEANNNAIRHFWVANVANMQDVQQDVPGGSWKKADPENIGEFSAVAYFFAEALYQKYHVPIGLINSSWGGSPIEAWMSNESLKDFPELAKIAEKNRDTAYINKMQRMGGVNRASAVAEDKGMKEKWFDPAYQPKEWRRIAIPGYWEDQGIRNLDGVVWYRREIDVPQAMPNSPAKVFMGRIVDADVMYINGKQIGNTGYMYPQRRYTIPAGVLKAGKNLFVIRVTNNAGKGGFVPDKPYQLIAGADTIDLTGYWQYKVGLVNVPKRGAWQGGGIAAQNLPTALYNSMIYPLLNYGIKGFLWYQGESNTGNPNLYAKLQPAMIKDWRAKWQTPDAPFLYVQLPGFMEMNYLPSESQWAAFREAQASSLDMPNTGMAVAIDLGEWNDIHPERKKEVGQRLALIAEKIAYHEKDIVATGPVFQSATVDGNNITVSFSSVGNGLTTQDGEEPEEFAIAGADKVFVWAKAKIEGNKIILSSDEVPHPMYVRYAWADDPVNPNLINKEGLPAAPFRTDKP; the protein is encoded by the coding sequence ATGAAGAATAAGGCCTTAAAGCTGTTTGGCTTACTAATGCTGGCATCTGTAGCACTACATGCAGAGGTGCGGTTACCCAAGGTGATCAGCAACGGTATGGTATTGCAACGTGATAAAAAAGTAAAAGTATGGGGCTGGGCAGCACCCGGAGAAAGGGTAACGGTAAGCTTTAAAAACAAATCTTTTAAAACTACCGCATCAGGCGGCGGCGACTGGCAGGTGCTATTACCGGCAATGAAAGCCGGTGGGCCTTATACCATGACTATACAAGGCAGCAACCGGATAGAACTTGACGATATTTTAATTGGCGATGTATGGATCTGCTCGGGACAGTCGAACATGGTACATCAAATGGAGCTGCACAATGTACGCTACGCTAAAGATGTTGCAGAGGCTAACAATAATGCGATCAGGCATTTTTGGGTAGCTAATGTAGCCAATATGCAGGATGTACAACAAGACGTGCCAGGTGGTTCGTGGAAGAAAGCTGACCCTGAAAATATCGGCGAGTTTTCGGCAGTCGCCTATTTCTTTGCCGAAGCTTTATATCAAAAATACCACGTGCCTATAGGCCTGATTAATTCAAGCTGGGGTGGCTCTCCTATTGAAGCCTGGATGAGTAATGAAAGCTTAAAAGATTTCCCGGAATTAGCCAAAATTGCTGAAAAGAATAGGGATACCGCTTATATTAACAAAATGCAAAGAATGGGCGGAGTCAACCGTGCTTCTGCCGTAGCTGAAGACAAGGGCATGAAGGAAAAATGGTTTGACCCGGCTTATCAACCTAAGGAATGGAGAAGGATTGCCATACCCGGGTATTGGGAAGATCAGGGTATCAGAAACCTTGACGGTGTAGTTTGGTACCGCCGGGAGATTGACGTGCCGCAAGCCATGCCTAACTCGCCCGCAAAGGTTTTCATGGGTCGTATAGTTGATGCCGATGTGATGTACATCAACGGTAAACAAATAGGTAACACAGGTTACATGTACCCGCAAAGGCGTTACACCATACCTGCAGGTGTGTTAAAAGCCGGTAAAAATCTGTTTGTAATACGTGTTACCAACAACGCCGGAAAGGGTGGCTTTGTACCGGATAAACCTTACCAGCTTATTGCCGGTGCAGATACCATTGATTTAACAGGCTATTGGCAATACAAAGTAGGGTTAGTAAATGTGCCTAAACGTGGTGCATGGCAGGGCGGCGGCATAGCTGCACAAAACCTGCCAACAGCGTTATACAATTCCATGATCTACCCATTGTTGAATTATGGCATAAAGGGCTTTTTATGGTACCAGGGCGAATCAAATACCGGCAATCCAAACCTGTATGCAAAACTGCAACCTGCCATGATCAAAGACTGGCGTGCTAAATGGCAAACGCCGGACGCACCTTTTTTATATGTGCAATTACCTGGATTTATGGAGATGAATTACCTGCCTTCCGAAAGCCAGTGGGCAGCATTCCGTGAGGCACAGGCAAGTTCACTGGATATGCCAAACACGGGTATGGCTGTTGCCATTGATCTTGGGGAATGGAACGATATACATCCCGAGCGTAAAAAAGAAGTAGGCCAGCGCCTGGCTTTAATTGCTGAAAAGATAGCCTACCATGAGAAAGATATTGTGGCTACGGGACCGGTGTTTCAATCAGCAACTGTTGATGGCAACAACATCACGGTAAGCTTTAGCTCAGTTGGCAATGGGCTTACAACCCAAGATGGAGAAGAACCAGAAGAATTTGCCATAGCAGGAGCGGATAAAGTTTTTGTATGGGCTAAAGCTAAAATAGAAGGTAACAAAATTATCCTAAGCAGCGACGAAGTACCTCACCCTATGTATGTGCGGTATGCCTGGGCAGATGATCCGGTAAATCCAAACCTGATCAATAAAGAAGGCTTACCTGCAGCACCTTTCAGAACCGACAAACCTTAA
- a CDS encoding glycosyl hydrolase 115 family protein: protein MKRITILLALFLLSRFAIAQSPGHTAYVSEKNGSGFFPLFAGSNVAKLYVGDTDYPGVKHAAENLSGDIEAVTGTKPVMFNDTKAAGKQAVIIGTIGKSQVVDNLIAQKKLNVSGIKNKWETYLIQVVKKPFPGVESALVIAGSDKRGTIFGIYDLSSQIGVSPWYWWADVPVKKKKAIYVKPGRYTDGEPAVKYRGIFINDEAPAFSGWAREKFGGLNHKVYEKVFDLILRLKANYLWPAMWGNAFNDDDKLNPVIADEYGVVMGTSHHEPMDRSQQEWKRYGSGEWNYEANKQALQDFWRKGIENMGSKETIVTMGMRGDGDMPMTEGSNISLLETIVKDQRKIIQEVTGKDASQTPQMWALYKEVQDYYDKGMRVPDDVTLLLCDDNWGNIRKQPALNAKPRKGGYGIYYHFDYVGGPRNYKWLNTNQIAKAWEQMHLAYEYNARQLWVVNVGDLKPLEFPISFFMDYAWNPNRWTANKLPDYVVQWATQQFGPKHATEIAQMLTLYTKYNARRKPELLDQNTYSLTDYNEFATVVGDYNALLEKAEKMDKVLPKEYHDSFYQLVLHPIQACANLNELYFETAKNRYYADHGDAQKANAAAQRVKDLYESDKKITDYYNNELAGGKWHHMMDQTHIGYTYWQEPRTNKMPALKVVPDSVKSASAENLPEFKPLISKPIAKPVNGVFTEMDGYVAMEAEYFTRAVNSAKVSWKVIPDYGRTLSGITPWPVTAERVKPAKGMPCLEYQITAKDTGNVEVTAFVSPTLDFRNKDGLFYAVSIDDEAPQLVNIATKVEGREWSAAVSDNVRKLVTKHRITKEGAHTVKYWMVDPAVVLQRLVVNLGGLKPSYLGPPQQ, encoded by the coding sequence ATGAAAAGAATCACAATTTTATTGGCGTTATTCTTATTGTCGCGCTTCGCTATTGCGCAGTCGCCCGGTCATACAGCTTATGTATCTGAAAAAAACGGATCGGGGTTCTTCCCGCTGTTTGCTGGCAGCAATGTGGCTAAGCTTTATGTAGGAGACACAGATTACCCAGGCGTAAAGCATGCTGCTGAGAATCTGTCAGGTGATATCGAGGCTGTTACTGGCACAAAACCTGTAATGTTTAATGATACTAAAGCAGCCGGTAAGCAAGCCGTTATAATTGGCACCATAGGTAAAAGCCAGGTAGTAGATAACTTAATCGCACAGAAAAAACTTAATGTTTCCGGGATTAAAAATAAATGGGAAACTTACCTGATACAAGTGGTTAAAAAGCCATTTCCCGGAGTTGAAAGCGCATTGGTAATTGCCGGAAGCGATAAGCGTGGTACTATCTTTGGTATATATGACCTGTCATCACAGATTGGGGTATCGCCCTGGTATTGGTGGGCAGATGTGCCTGTTAAAAAGAAGAAAGCGATATATGTAAAGCCCGGCCGCTATACAGACGGAGAGCCCGCTGTTAAATACCGCGGCATTTTCATCAACGACGAAGCACCTGCATTCTCAGGTTGGGCCAGGGAAAAATTCGGCGGATTAAATCATAAGGTTTACGAAAAGGTATTTGACCTGATACTGCGTTTAAAGGCTAACTATTTATGGCCCGCCATGTGGGGCAATGCCTTTAATGACGATGATAAGTTAAACCCCGTTATTGCTGATGAGTATGGTGTGGTAATGGGTACTTCGCATCACGAGCCAATGGATCGCTCACAGCAGGAATGGAAACGGTATGGTTCGGGCGAGTGGAATTACGAGGCCAATAAACAGGCATTGCAGGATTTTTGGCGCAAAGGTATCGAAAACATGGGGAGCAAAGAAACCATTGTAACAATGGGTATGCGGGGCGACGGAGATATGCCAATGACAGAGGGAAGCAATATTTCGTTGCTGGAAACCATCGTAAAAGACCAGCGCAAAATTATACAAGAAGTAACCGGAAAAGATGCTTCGCAAACACCACAGATGTGGGCTTTGTATAAGGAAGTGCAGGATTATTATGATAAAGGCATGCGTGTGCCCGACGATGTTACACTTTTGCTTTGCGATGACAACTGGGGCAATATCCGTAAGCAGCCAGCGCTTAATGCAAAACCCCGTAAAGGTGGCTATGGTATCTATTATCACTTTGACTATGTTGGCGGCCCGCGTAATTATAAGTGGTTAAACACAAACCAGATTGCAAAAGCCTGGGAGCAAATGCACCTGGCTTACGAATACAATGCCAGACAGCTATGGGTTGTAAACGTTGGCGACTTAAAGCCTTTGGAGTTCCCGATCAGCTTTTTTATGGATTATGCCTGGAACCCTAACAGGTGGACTGCTAATAAATTGCCTGATTATGTAGTGCAGTGGGCAACGCAGCAGTTTGGCCCGAAACATGCCACCGAGATAGCCCAAATGTTAACGCTATACACAAAGTATAATGCACGCAGAAAACCTGAGCTGCTTGATCAGAACACCTACAGCCTTACAGATTATAATGAGTTTGCTACCGTTGTAGGTGATTATAACGCGCTGCTTGAAAAAGCAGAGAAAATGGATAAGGTTCTACCAAAGGAATACCACGATAGTTTTTACCAGTTAGTTTTACATCCTATACAGGCATGCGCAAATCTTAATGAACTGTATTTTGAAACAGCTAAAAACAGGTATTATGCAGATCATGGAGATGCGCAAAAAGCTAATGCCGCTGCGCAGCGAGTTAAGGATTTGTACGAGAGCGACAAGAAAATTACAGACTATTATAATAATGAATTAGCCGGTGGCAAATGGCACCACATGATGGATCAAACCCACATCGGTTACACTTATTGGCAGGAGCCACGCACCAATAAAATGCCGGCGCTGAAAGTAGTGCCCGATAGTGTGAAAAGTGCCAGTGCTGAAAACCTGCCTGAGTTTAAACCATTGATAAGCAAGCCAATTGCAAAGCCGGTAAACGGCGTATTCACTGAAATGGATGGTTATGTAGCTATGGAAGCAGAGTACTTTACCCGGGCTGTAAACTCTGCAAAAGTTAGCTGGAAAGTTATTCCTGATTATGGGCGAACTTTATCAGGCATTACACCGTGGCCGGTGACGGCAGAAAGAGTTAAACCTGCAAAGGGCATGCCTTGTCTTGAGTATCAAATTACGGCAAAGGATACCGGTAATGTAGAAGTAACTGCTTTTGTATCGCCAACCCTGGATTTCAGAAATAAGGATGGCCTGTTTTACGCGGTATCTATAGACGATGAGGCACCGCAATTAGTAAATATTGCCACCAAGGTAGAGGGCAGGGAATGGTCGGCAGCGGTGAGCGATAACGTCAGGAAACTGGTAACCAAACATCGTATCACTAAGGAAGGAGCGCACACTGTCAAATACTGGATGGTTGACCCGGCAGTAGTATTGCAAAGGCTGGTAGTTAATTTAGGGGGCTTAAAGCCAAGTTACTTAGGGCCGCCGCAGCAATAG